Proteins encoded within one genomic window of Cucumis sativus cultivar 9930 chromosome 3, Cucumber_9930_V3, whole genome shotgun sequence:
- the LOC101210534 gene encoding probable magnesium transporter NIPA3 isoform X2, whose product MATSQTPSWREGMSSDNIKGLILALSSSFFIGASFIVKKKGLKKAGASGVRAGVGGYSYLYEPLWWVGMITMIVGEIANFAAYAFAPAILVTPLGALSIIISAVLAHIILRERLHIFGILGCVLCVVGSTTIVLHAPQEREIESVTEVWQMAMEPAFLLYAASVMTAVFILIFHFIPQYGQTHIMVYIGVCSLVGSLSVMSVKAIGIALKLTLSGMNQLIYPQTWIFTLVVITCVLTQMNYLNKGKDVPRNIWLECNKRVLPDQ is encoded by the exons ATGGCAACCTCTCAAACTCCTAGCTGGCGGGAGGGCATGTCCTCTGATAATATCAAGGGCTTGATTCTTGCTCTTTCTTCCAGTTTTTTTATTGGTGCTAGCTTCATTGTTAAGAAAAAGGGCTTGAAGAAAGCCGGCGCTTCTGGAGTCAGAGCAG GAGTTGGAGGCTATTCTTACCTATATGAGCCTCTTTGGTGGGTCGGCATGATTACAA TGATTGTTGGAGAAATTGCTAATTTTGCAGCTTACGCATTTGCTCCAGCTATACTAGTTACCCCACTTGGTGCTCTTAGCATAATTATCAG TGCAGTGCTTGCACATATTATATTGCGGGAGAGGTTGCATATTTTTGGAATTCTTGGCTGTGTTCTGTGTGTAGTGGGTTCCACAACCATTGTGCTCCATGCTCCTCAAGAACGTGAAATTGAATCTGTTACTGAAGTGTGGCAAATGGCCATGGAGCCTG CCTTTTTACTGTATGCAGCATCGGTTATGACAGCTGTGTTTATACTTATATTCCACTTTATACCACAATATGGCCAGACTCACATTATGGTTTACATTGGTGTATGTTCCCTTGTAGGATCTTTATCG GTCATGAGTGTGAAAGCAATAGGAATTGCCTTGAAGCTAACGCTATCAGGAATGAACCAGCTAATATATCCTCAGACCTGGATATTTACTTTAGTTGTGATTACTTGTGTGCTTACCcaaatgaattatttaaaCAAG GGCAAGGATGTCCCTAGAAATATTTGGCTTGAATGTAACAAGAGAGTGCTCCCAGATCAATGA
- the LOC101202782 gene encoding cx9C motif-containing protein 4 — translation MPPPIKEPCKKEACDIQACLTKNNFLPHKCVRVIQLLQHCCENCDYKSTHCASVSGLLKQIKPKGQKS, via the exons atgccTCCGCCGATCAAAGAACCCTGCAAGAAGGAAGCGTGCGATATTCAAGCTTGTCTTACCAAAAACAACTTTCTTCCCCACAa GTGCGTCAGGGTCATTCAACTATTGCAACATTGCTGTGAGAACTGCGATTACAAATCAACACATTGTGCTTCTGTTTCTGGCCTCTTAAAGCAAATAAAGCCAAAAGGCCAGAAATCTTGA
- the LOC101210534 gene encoding probable magnesium transporter NIPA4 isoform X1 — translation MATSQTPSWREGMSSDNIKGLILALSSSFFIGASFIVKKKGLKKAGASGVRAGVGGYSYLYEPLWWVGMITMIVGEIANFAAYAFAPAILVTPLGALSIIISAVLAHIILRERLHIFGILGCVLCVVGSTTIVLHAPQEREIESVTEVWQMAMEPAFLLYAASVMTAVFILIFHFIPQYGQTHIMVYIGVCSLVGSLSVMSVKAIGIALKLTLSGMNQLIYPQTWIFTLVVITCVLTQMNYLNKALDTFNTAVVSPIYYVMFTSFTILASVIMFKDWDRQSPTQVVTEMCGFVTILSGTFLLHKTKDMVDGPATTLSMRLSKHAEEGGFNGGEGIPLRRQESSRLP, via the exons ATGGCAACCTCTCAAACTCCTAGCTGGCGGGAGGGCATGTCCTCTGATAATATCAAGGGCTTGATTCTTGCTCTTTCTTCCAGTTTTTTTATTGGTGCTAGCTTCATTGTTAAGAAAAAGGGCTTGAAGAAAGCCGGCGCTTCTGGAGTCAGAGCAG GAGTTGGAGGCTATTCTTACCTATATGAGCCTCTTTGGTGGGTCGGCATGATTACAA TGATTGTTGGAGAAATTGCTAATTTTGCAGCTTACGCATTTGCTCCAGCTATACTAGTTACCCCACTTGGTGCTCTTAGCATAATTATCAG TGCAGTGCTTGCACATATTATATTGCGGGAGAGGTTGCATATTTTTGGAATTCTTGGCTGTGTTCTGTGTGTAGTGGGTTCCACAACCATTGTGCTCCATGCTCCTCAAGAACGTGAAATTGAATCTGTTACTGAAGTGTGGCAAATGGCCATGGAGCCTG CCTTTTTACTGTATGCAGCATCGGTTATGACAGCTGTGTTTATACTTATATTCCACTTTATACCACAATATGGCCAGACTCACATTATGGTTTACATTGGTGTATGTTCCCTTGTAGGATCTTTATCG GTCATGAGTGTGAAAGCAATAGGAATTGCCTTGAAGCTAACGCTATCAGGAATGAACCAGCTAATATATCCTCAGACCTGGATATTTACTTTAGTTGTGATTACTTGTGTGCTTACCcaaatgaattatttaaaCAAG GCACTTGACACTTTTAATACAGCTGTTGTGTCGCCCATATACTATGTCATGTTCACATCATTTACCATCTTGGCTAGTGTGATAATGTTTAAG GACTGGGACAGGCAGAGCCCTACGCAGGTTGTGACGGAGATGTGTGGATTTGTGACTATTCTTTCAggaacttttcttcttcataaaACAAAGGATATGGTCGATG GTCCAGCGACAACCTTATCAATGCGGCTCTCTAAGCATGCCGAGGAGGGTGGATTTAATGGTGGAGAAGGCATTCCTCTCAGACGACAAGAATCCTCGAGATTGCCTTGA